Genomic window (Sediminispirochaeta smaragdinae DSM 11293):
GATTGTGGAGATTGCCAAGGCCCTTGCCCAGAATGCAGAGATTCTTATCATGGATGAGCCGACCTCGGCCCTTTCCACAAGTGAGGTCGATATACTGTTCGAGATGATCGATGAACTGAAGGCCCACGGGGTTACCATCGTCTATATATCGCATAGGTTGGAAGAGCTCTTGCAGATTGGCGATTATATTACCGTTCTGCGGGATGGGCGCCTTGTTACGGAAACCACGATGGCCTCCATCGATCTTCAGTGGATTGTTAAGCAGATGGTGGGCGGAGAGGCGGATGAGATTTTTACCGGAGAGGCCCATGCCCTTGGTGATACGATTCTTGAGTGTAAACACATCTATCTCCCCCGAGAGGGAGAGGGGTACAGTGTCCGCGATGTTTCCTTTGAGCTCCATGCCGGTGAAATCCTCGGCATCTACGGCTTAGTGGGAGCGGGCCGGTCTGAACTGCTTGAGACGCTCATTGGAGAGCATCCGGAGGCTGCCGGTGAGGTATATCTCAAGGGAGAAAAAATCGTAAGCAGCACCATCACCGGAAGAATTCGGGATGGGTTTGCGCTTATCCCCGAGGACCGGCAGCGAGAAGGTCTGGTCCCCACCATGTCAGTGGCGGATAATATGACCCTGGCAAGTCTGTTTCGCCTTGCAATAAGGGGAATCCACCTTCGAAAGAGGGATGAACAGGAAGAGGTCGACCACCTTATTCATGAGATGTCCCTGAAGACCGCCGGTTCCGCGGTTCTGGTGAGCAGCCTTTCCGGCGGTAATCAGCAAAAGGTCGTGATAGGAAAGAGCCTTCTGACCCAGCCCCAGATTCTTTTAATGGACGAGCCTACACGGGGAATCGATGTAGCAGCCAAGGGTGAAGTTTTTTCCATCATGAACAGACTTGCCAAGCAGGGACTCGGCATCATCTTTGTCACCAGCGAAATCAGGGAGCTGCGTGCGATTTCCGATCGCATTCTCGTTATGTCGAAGGGAGCGGTGACTGGTGTCTTCCCCCGGGAGGAGGCCAGTGAAGAGGCCCTTGTCGAGGCTTCGGCCGTGGGGCACATCACCACCGCTGTCCGGGAAGGCCGGAACTAAACGAAGAGGAGTACCATGAAAAACAATAAACAGAATATCTCGATCGGTATGATTCTGATGCAGGCGCGCACCTTTATCGCTTTGTTCATTCTTACCGTTGCCTTTACGTTGCTGTTGTCGAATCGGGGGATTAATTTCCTTTCGCCGATAAACCTCCTTACCGTCACGAAGCATGTGGCGATTACGGCAATCCTTGCCATCGGCATGACTTTTGTCATCATCACCGGAGGGATCGACCTCTCCGTCGGTTCCATTGTCGGCCTTTGCGGCATGATTGCGGGAGGTTTGATCCATGAGGGCCTAAATCTTCCGATGTTTCACATGACGATCTACTATCATGTATGGGTTATTATCATTCTGACCCTGATCCTCGGTACCTTGATCGGACTTGTCAACGGTCTTGTAATAACCCGCTTCAATGTTGCCCCATTTATTGGAACCCTCGGTATGATGTACATTGCCAGGGGCTTTGCCAACATCCGCTCCGGCGGCGCCACCTTTCCCAACCTTCAGGGCCAGGCGCGGCTTGGAAACACCGGATTTCCTTTCCTCGGTGCAGGAAAGATCATCGGCATTCCCGTTTCAATCTGGATTCTGATCATCGTCCTTGCCATTGGTATCTATGTGGCCAAAAAGACACCTCTGGGCAGACACATCTACGCCATCGGGGGCAACGCCAGGGCCGCAAGGTTGTCCGGGGTAAAGGTGAAGCGAATAACCACGATTGTCTACGCCTTTTCCGGCTTCTGTTCGGCCATCGTGGGACTTATCATCGCATCGCAGCTTGTCGCCGCCCATCCTGCAACCGGTGAAACCTATGAGATGTCTGCAATCGCGGCGGCTGTTCTCGGCGGTACCAGCCTCTCGGGAGGTATCGGGACCATCGGTGGTACCATCATCGGTGCCTTTGTCATGGGGGTCCTGGGCGACGGTTTGGTGATGATGGGCGTCTCTGAGTTTTGGCAGAATGTTATCAAGGGAGTCGTTATTGTTGCAGCTGTTATCTTCGATCAGATGCAGCAGCAGATGAAGGCACGTTCGTCGGTTTCTCTGACCGGCGGCGAAACAAAGAAAGGTGAGG
Coding sequences:
- a CDS encoding sugar ABC transporter ATP-binding protein, which translates into the protein MAKQERDEIILQAKGIYKKYPGTIALSNVDFNVYRGKVNVLVGENGAGKSTLMKILAGVEQPSSGEIFLKSEQCRFFSPNDAADRGISIIYQEMNLFPNLNVSDNIFIAREKIKKGGRVDYDSQEEFTASLMKKLKQDIGPRVLVSSLRIGQQQIVEIAKALAQNAEILIMDEPTSALSTSEVDILFEMIDELKAHGVTIVYISHRLEELLQIGDYITVLRDGRLVTETTMASIDLQWIVKQMVGGEADEIFTGEAHALGDTILECKHIYLPREGEGYSVRDVSFELHAGEILGIYGLVGAGRSELLETLIGEHPEAAGEVYLKGEKIVSSTITGRIRDGFALIPEDRQREGLVPTMSVADNMTLASLFRLAIRGIHLRKRDEQEEVDHLIHEMSLKTAGSAVLVSSLSGGNQQKVVIGKSLLTQPQILLMDEPTRGIDVAAKGEVFSIMNRLAKQGLGIIFVTSEIRELRAISDRILVMSKGAVTGVFPREEASEEALVEASAVGHITTAVREGRN
- a CDS encoding ABC transporter permease; its protein translation is MKNNKQNISIGMILMQARTFIALFILTVAFTLLLSNRGINFLSPINLLTVTKHVAITAILAIGMTFVIITGGIDLSVGSIVGLCGMIAGGLIHEGLNLPMFHMTIYYHVWVIIILTLILGTLIGLVNGLVITRFNVAPFIGTLGMMYIARGFANIRSGGATFPNLQGQARLGNTGFPFLGAGKIIGIPVSIWILIIVLAIGIYVAKKTPLGRHIYAIGGNARAARLSGVKVKRITTIVYAFSGFCSAIVGLIIASQLVAAHPATGETYEMSAIAAAVLGGTSLSGGIGTIGGTIIGAFVMGVLGDGLVMMGVSEFWQNVIKGVVIVAAVIFDQMQQQMKARSSVSLTGGETKKGEEAEIA